One Rosa chinensis cultivar Old Blush chromosome 5, RchiOBHm-V2, whole genome shotgun sequence genomic region harbors:
- the LOC112168342 gene encoding putative axial regulator YABBY 2 isoform X1, whose translation MSMELMASSERVCYVHCNLCNTILAVSVPAFNGPLTAATTTVVTVRCGHCANLLSVNIGAASLQYHSTSPSPTTTAAATPHPHPHTQHYHSHPNIFAHQKQHQVSSEDSSSNKDYGSSSSSSTSSKCNKFAAAPAFDQSSTTVDQPRVSPIRPPEKRQRVPSAYNRFIKEEIQRIKAANPDISHREAFSTAAKNWAHFPHIHFGLKLESNKQAKLDNQTFAGEGTQKSTNGFY comes from the exons ATGTCAATGGAATTGATGGCATCCTCCGAACGTGTTTGTTATGTTCATTGCAAcctctgcaacaccattttaGCG GTGAGTGTTCCAGCATTCAACGGCCCATTGACGGCGGCAACGACGACAGTGGTGACGGTGAGATGTGGTCACTGCGCAAATCTGCTGTCTGTTAACATCGGAGCAGCTTCGCTCCAATACCACTCAACTAGTCCCAGTCCTACCACTACTGCTGCTGCTACTCCTCACCCTCATCCCCATACTCAGCATTATCATTCTCACCCTAACATTTTCGCGCACCAG AAGCAACATCAGGTGAGCTCTGAGGACTCCTCATCAAATAAGGACTAcggatcttcatcatcatcgtcTACTTCTTCCAAATGCAACAAGTTTGCTGCTGCTCCTGCATTTGATCAGTCCTCTACTACTGTAGACCAACCAAGAGTCTCTCCCATTCGCC CACCAGAGAAGAGGCAACGCGTTCCTTCAGCTTATAATAGGTTTATCAA GGAGGAAATCCAAAGGATCAAAGCTGCTAATCCTGACATTAGCCATAGGGAAGCTTTTAGCACAGCAGCCAAAAAT TGGGCACATTTTCCTCACATTCACTTTGGGTTAAAGCTGGAAAGCAACAAGCAAGCAAAGCTGGATAATCAAACTTTTGCAGGAGAGGGAACTCAAAAGTCTACTAATGGCTTCTACTAA
- the LOC112168342 gene encoding putative axial regulator YABBY 2 isoform X2: protein MVSVPAFNGPLTAATTTVVTVRCGHCANLLSVNIGAASLQYHSTSPSPTTTAAATPHPHPHTQHYHSHPNIFAHQKQHQVSSEDSSSNKDYGSSSSSSTSSKCNKFAAAPAFDQSSTTVDQPRVSPIRPPEKRQRVPSAYNRFIKEEIQRIKAANPDISHREAFSTAAKNWAHFPHIHFGLKLESNKQAKLDNQTFAGEGTQKSTNGFY from the exons ATG GTGAGTGTTCCAGCATTCAACGGCCCATTGACGGCGGCAACGACGACAGTGGTGACGGTGAGATGTGGTCACTGCGCAAATCTGCTGTCTGTTAACATCGGAGCAGCTTCGCTCCAATACCACTCAACTAGTCCCAGTCCTACCACTACTGCTGCTGCTACTCCTCACCCTCATCCCCATACTCAGCATTATCATTCTCACCCTAACATTTTCGCGCACCAG AAGCAACATCAGGTGAGCTCTGAGGACTCCTCATCAAATAAGGACTAcggatcttcatcatcatcgtcTACTTCTTCCAAATGCAACAAGTTTGCTGCTGCTCCTGCATTTGATCAGTCCTCTACTACTGTAGACCAACCAAGAGTCTCTCCCATTCGCC CACCAGAGAAGAGGCAACGCGTTCCTTCAGCTTATAATAGGTTTATCAA GGAGGAAATCCAAAGGATCAAAGCTGCTAATCCTGACATTAGCCATAGGGAAGCTTTTAGCACAGCAGCCAAAAAT TGGGCACATTTTCCTCACATTCACTTTGGGTTAAAGCTGGAAAGCAACAAGCAAGCAAAGCTGGATAATCAAACTTTTGCAGGAGAGGGAACTCAAAAGTCTACTAATGGCTTCTACTAA